The Nicotiana tomentosiformis chromosome 2, ASM39032v3, whole genome shotgun sequence genome includes the window CGAGTCGTTTTATAACTCTACTGAAGTTAAAATACTTTTGTATCCAactcacataacatatttataatTTTCTAGTGAAGTTAAAATTGTATTGTATCCATCTCACATAACATATTAATGTATCATAAGCATACAAGAATAATAAGGCTAATAAGAATTTATTTTTACAAACTACCATTCTATTAATTTCAAAATGTTGCTTATTAAGCAACATCAACATACAAATAACCTGCTTAGTAAGCAACATGTAAAGTGCATAACAAAAATTGTCAATAGACATGTAATTACAGACAACCTATTGTAATTGTTTAAACAAAAGAAAGATTGTATCTGTAagatcaaccccccccccccccaacacccAAAAAAAATCACAAGACCTAATTTTATCAAGGTGTGCATTTTTTTTCTTATTGAAGCTCATTTGGGTTATGGGTCAAATCACATTAAGGGAGAAATGAATTTAGTGGGTATGACCCATCTAAGCTTATGTggtatttatttttggatttttctcaTTAAATCATATTTATGGTAGGGTTTGAACCAAAATGACTTTTAAGTAacaatgataaagtttagttacttttaagtgacaaaaaatagttaAGTAATTTTAGTGAAATTAAAAGATAGTTGAATGACCATCAGTGAAATTAACCCCTTTATGATTGTATGATCATTGATATTCTATTCAATGGCAAAAAGTTGAGATCAGTTGACAAAaagaatttcaaaaaaaaaaaaaatgtacaaACCTTGTTATTACTTCAAAATGATTTGAATTAttctaaatataaaaaattatttttgacatTTTACGTAATGGTAAAAGATGAGACTACTAGGGACCTTGAATATTTGCTAAACATTACATAAGTCTTTATGACCAGTGGAGATGCTTGTAGGATGGCTAGATCATTGCCGTTATAAAAAAATTAAGATAAAAGCGTATACAAATCTAAAGTATAAATTTAAACCtcttatctaaatttggatttaaGCCACTAATAATTTTAGTTCCCTTTTGGAGAGAGGGCTACAAATCATATACTTAACTTTCTgtaatattaaatattaattatataatattatCAGGTGCAATTTTATAGAAAATAGACAGTGGTGAAGTCAGCTGCAATTGTAACGTTAAAAGATAAATTGCCTTTGTATAATGttacaaagaatatttttttACCGCTGAAATCCGCTTGTGAAATTGTGTGGTATAACAACAAATCTTGCTTTAATTTATAATCGAAAGAAAGGACAATATGCTCAGTGAAGACTTTTATCCTCCTTATACAATAATTATCAATATCAGAAAACTTGTAGGGCAACGTTGGTTTTCTCATGTTATTCAAACAATAATATCCCACACGTTTCAAAGTATTCCTCCGAGTTTGAGCTCGATGGCTTTATCCGCAATTTTTATATAATCAAATATGAATGAAGTTCAACCTTTTCTTAATCGTCCATTTTTTCACGCTCTTAAAATTAACGATATCGTAATTTGGCGTAAGACCGAGGAGAAGTCTTCAATCTACCGCTTTACAATGGCCAAAATGCTTTTTCAAGATATTCCAAAATAATTCAACGGTAACACCACTTTTAAACCCACTAAAACAAACTTAATTCCCTTGGTTCTCGTCACTGCTTTTTGATAATCTTTTTTAGATAAGAAAATCTCAAAATTACTGATTGAACTCTGAGACATAACCCAAGATTAATCAAAAAAGAGAATCATATACCAGCTCTTAACTAtacgaaaagaaaaaaaagacaatGAATGAGTAGCATAATATTAACTTACACTGCAAGATTTGCATCGCTATACAAGAAACTTGTTAGGATCGGGTTATTGgttagtgcggaatttagccaaacaacgttataatgacaataataaagacaatacaagttgataataacggcaattaaagaagatacaaatttaacgtggttcggtcaaggtgacctacgtccacaagcggagaggagcaattttactataccaacaagagtacaaaagagagtacaaaattagagtaaatactctaattagtcccaaataccccaagagaataacctcacaagatcactccaaataaagggttcacacaaatgtttcccaacactcactctcttacaaaatactctataataaaataaagaggagaaagaaagacaagagtgaaaagctcttgaattggtgtgttttcaaatgaggagaagtttctctatttatagcaaagaaatccttggcctaatagtggataaGCCAAATTGATGGTCATATTACATATCTCTAACTTTTTCTCAAATAACAATTTTCCAAGGTCTTTTTAATtgtaaataaataaacaaaacaaCCTTGATGTTTGTCTTATTTTTTCGGTTTGAATAAATTGAATACTATCTTATTAGCAAAAGGAAATATGGCAGCACTTGGAGATAGATGAAAATGGTAGAGTTTGTTGGAGATGAACTGCTTCCATCTTTGGATTGTAAAGGAAATGAAGGGTTGCAGACGGAAAAAGAATAAACATAGTAAACAAAATTGAACTAGAAAATAAATGAAAAGGATAAAAAAAAACTATAATATCTCGATCCCCAGCATACATTAAATTTTCTTAGAGTCATGTGAAAATAACTTTTATTTTTGCCAAGAAAAAAATGATAGTTTTCCTcttagtttttttcttttcttggaaCTGTTCTCCTCTTAGTTAGTTAGACTCAAGTAGGATAAGAAATTGTATCCTAATCTAAGGTCATGACAGCCTTCTTTAAATCCAGGTAGGACTAGGATTGACTTGTATGGAAATTGATTTTTGTTTTCTAACAAAGAAGTTTAGCTCTCGTTTCGCCATAGATTTTGGCTtcatcttttttttaaaaaaaattaaaaacattatttgtttatgaaatatgatcatattttgagaaaaaaatcaaaaattttaaattttcaaaaactGGTTTAAGTTAGTTTTTGGGTAAAAAAATTCCTTCCACTCACATAACTTCAacatttcttcaaataaaatgcatgtccaaacacaactttaacttttataaataaatttttaatacaACTTCAAAAAAAATatcaagtttcaatcaaatctatgTACAAACTATTGAGCCAGGTTAGTGTATAGTGTATGTGTACAGAAAGTTTAGGGGTCAAAGTATATAAGATGAAAGTTAGCAACTAACTAAACCAATTAGTGGTAGTTAGATGTGTCTTTAATAAACTTTTACTCTCttcttagcttcttatttttcgGTCGATAATGGAGAAATGGAGTTAGTAATGCCTCTCGTCTCAATTCCTCATGCATGTCTTCTTCCATGGAAActtaatatggtatcagagcggtcGATTTAGCTTCGTTGTTAATACCCTCCCCTCCCCCCTCGTAATGGTTAGGATGTATGAGTGGAGCCACTCAGCTTGACTCATTTGATGGCTGCTTGAATGAAAAGTCCTTGAACACAACATCCATGTCTTCAAGTTTTCTATTTCCAGATATACAGGAAGATGGTCTTCCCAGCAGCCCTGGTGTTGATCTCCCTACATCACCAATTGTTGATCCTGCAACTACCACATAGTCACCACCATTTCAAAATGGTGACACCTTGAACAATTTTGAGCCTCGCAGGACCTTTAGAATCTCCAGGCCCCCAATTTGGATGCAAGATTATGAGAGTTCCCAGAAGAGCAAAGGTGTCCGTGCCTATCCCATTTCTAATTCTATCAACTATCTTCACCTGAAGCCTCACTACTCCAAATGTTTGgctacttattcttctgagacAGAACCAAGATCCTTTGTTGAGGCTGTTAAGGATCCTAAATGGGTTGATTCTATGCAACAAAAAATTCAAGCCTTGGAGGATAACCACACTTAGAGCCTAGTACCTCTACCCCCTAGACGAGAAGCAACCTATAGGGTGTAAGTGGGTATTCAGAATTATATATCAGGCTTCAGGTGAGGTTGAGAGGTACAAAGCTCGACTTGTGGGCAAAGGTTACACACAGAAGAAGGGTCTTGATTACACTGATACTTTCTCACTTGTTGCCAAAATGATGAGAGGCAGATCAATCATAGAAGTAGCAGTTTTCTCTTATTAGCCTCTCTATCATATGCATGTTTACAATGCCTTCTTGCAAGGCGACTTAATTGAGGACGTTTACATACTTGTCCCTCCAGGTTTCTCTAAGAGAACTGGCAAGCAGGGGGAGTACCTTGTATGCAGACTACATAAGTCCTTATATGGCCTCAAGCAGGCATCCCGACAACGGAACATCAAGCTATTtgtggcactacagaccatgggGTTCTCCCAAAGTCACTATGATTACTCTCTATTTACCAGAAAGATTGATGCTTACATTTTTCTAGTGCTAGTTTATGTGGATGATTTGATAGTCACTGGAAACAACATTACAGAAATCAACAGGACAAGGGACAACTTGCAGCAGTTCTTTAAAATGAAGGACTTAGTATAGTTAAAATTCTTTCTTGGGATTGAATTTGCTAGATCTAACAAAGGCATATACATGAGCCAACGTAAATATGCTTTAGAGCTAATTTTAGAACTTGGATTAGCAGGAGCCAAACCTGCTAGCACACCATTAGAAGTAAATCAAAAATTGACTTCTGTGGATTTTGACAAATTGATACCCTCTTCAATAGATACTGCCCAAGATCCTCTCTTGAAGGATGCTAGTGAATTTCAAAGATTAGTGGGAAGGTTACTATATTTAACAATGAGTAGGCCGGATATATCTTTTGATGTACAGATCTTTAGTAAATATATGCATTCTCCAAAGCAATCTCACCTAGATACAGCAAGGAGAGTTATCAGATATGTCAAAAGTGCACCAGGGCAAGTATTGTTGTTGCCTTCATCTAGTGATGTCACTTTGAAGATATACTGTGATGCTGATTGGGGAGCATGCCTTCAAACTATAAGGTCAATCACTGGTTACTCGGTGTTCTATGGTAATGCTTTGatttcttagaaatcaaagaagcAAGAAACAATGGCAAGGAGTTCAACTGAAGCTGAGTTTAGAAGCATGGCTTCAACTGCAGCTGAGATTGCCTGGCTCATTGGTCTGTTTGGTGAATTAGATGTCAAGCTGCAATTACGTATTGCTCTGTTTTGTGACAGCAAGGCAGCAATCCAAATTGCAGCAAATTCCATTTTTCATGAACGCACAAAACGCATTGACATTGATTGTCATTTCATCAGAGAGAAGATAAAGGCTGGTATCATAGAGATCGTACATGTGAACACTAAGGAGCAGATAGCAGATTTACTAACTAAGGGACTTGGCCGAACATAGCACCATCATTTGCTTTGCAATCTTGGAGTGAAGAATATTTTTCTaccctccagcttgagggggagtattgAGTCGGGTTAGTGTATAGTATATATGTACAGAAAGCTTAGGGGTCAAAGTGTACAAGATGGAAGTTAGCAACTAACTTAACCAATTAGCTGTATTAATAGTGATAGTTAGATGTATCTAGTGTAATGAACTTTCACTCTCTTCTTAGCTTCTTATTTTCCAGTCGATAATGGAGAAATGGAGTTCTCTGTAATGCCTCACATCTCAATTCCCCATTCATGTCTTCTTCCATGGAACTTAATACAAACGCTACCTTAATGTCAAGATGATAAGCATTTACCGCCAACATTTGGTTGAAAAGCTAAGCGTACGCACGCGTAGGACAGATACATAATCAAATTTTCATAATTACTCCGTATTTAAACCATTTTCTTAACAGATAC containing:
- the LOC138905390 gene encoding uncharacterized mitochondrial protein AtMg00810-like; translated protein: MSQRKYALELILELGLAGAKPASTPLEVNQKLTSVDFDKLIPSSIDTAQDPLLKDASEFQRLVGRLLYLTMSRPDISFDVQIFSKYMHSPKQSHLDTARRVIRYVKSAPGQVLLLPSSSDVTLKIYCDADWGACLQTIRSITGYSVFYGNALIS